One Chromatiales bacterium genomic region harbors:
- a CDS encoding LamG domain-containing protein: protein MKPILAVLLATLLTGCGGGSSTQQKAPSSLPPPVTYSGPAAQTADILHFQNSLWANVRNGGVARCAGCHGVTQNPLFARDDDVNLAWEAADPLINRNDPGSSRIVQKMASGHNCWLGSNQGAVQACATTMQAWVEAWLDGSGTGGTRQIQLVAPPDHEVGQSRNFPADSAGYAANVWPLTRQYCAGCHDSSAATRQSPFFADADVDSAYLAVKTKIDLDDPDQSRLVLRLRNEFHNCWNDCAANATTMENAIRAWAQQIPPTEVDPSLVISKALTMYQGTVASGGSRYEGSQIALWEFKEASGSTAYDTSGVQPAINLSLSGDIRWVGGWGIDIHSGKAQGSTTASRKLRDLITATGQYSVEAWAAPANVNQEDTRIVSYSAGPTARNFTLGQTLYSYDFLHRSSTTDANGAPILQTAAADEDAQATLQHVVLTFDPVNGRHVYVNGVDTQDADPVAGGTLGDWDDTFALVLGNEPSGDRQWRGVLRLAAIHNRALTATQVQQNFDAGVGERFYLLFNVSTQVGAAGSYIMFEVSQFDSYSYLFYRPTFINLNADWQPSGSIPVRGLLIGANGVEVPVSQAWGNMNESVSTANGYAPDTGQVLSSLGTVVPLEKGPDADEFFLSFAQLGGSSNVRVEPAPLTPPPPADGELQPDIGVKTFDEINASMATITGVAPTTPAVRATYALVRQQLPAIDDVSAVLASHQVGIAQLAIEYCNALVNDTSLRASIFPGFNFSTPANQAFDTPGERDLIFVPLLRRSMGTGLLSQPDESNVRLELDNLTTTLASCGGSCAADRTATVVKSACAAAVGSAVTLVQ from the coding sequence ATGAAACCGATCCTCGCTGTACTGCTCGCGACGCTGCTCACCGGCTGCGGCGGCGGCTCCAGCACACAGCAGAAGGCGCCGAGCAGCCTGCCACCGCCGGTCACCTACTCCGGTCCGGCTGCGCAGACCGCAGACATCCTCCATTTCCAGAACTCGCTGTGGGCGAACGTCCGCAACGGCGGTGTGGCGCGTTGCGCGGGCTGCCATGGCGTCACGCAGAATCCGCTGTTCGCCCGCGACGACGACGTCAACCTCGCCTGGGAAGCGGCCGATCCGCTCATCAACCGGAATGATCCAGGCAGCTCGCGGATCGTGCAGAAGATGGCCAGCGGGCATAACTGCTGGCTGGGCAGCAACCAGGGTGCGGTGCAGGCCTGCGCCACGACCATGCAGGCCTGGGTGGAAGCCTGGCTGGATGGCAGCGGCACCGGTGGCACGCGGCAAATACAACTGGTCGCGCCGCCCGATCATGAGGTTGGCCAGAGCCGCAACTTTCCGGCTGATTCGGCAGGCTACGCCGCCAATGTCTGGCCGCTCACCCGGCAGTACTGTGCCGGGTGCCACGACTCGTCCGCTGCCACGCGCCAGTCGCCATTCTTCGCCGATGCAGACGTGGACAGCGCCTATCTCGCGGTGAAGACCAAGATCGATCTGGACGATCCGGACCAGTCACGGCTCGTCCTGCGTCTGCGCAACGAATTCCACAACTGCTGGAACGACTGCGCGGCCAACGCCACGACGATGGAAAACGCGATCCGCGCCTGGGCCCAGCAAATTCCGCCGACAGAAGTTGATCCGTCGCTGGTAATCAGCAAGGCGCTGACCATGTACCAGGGCACGGTGGCGAGCGGCGGCAGCCGTTACGAAGGGAGCCAGATCGCGCTCTGGGAATTCAAGGAGGCCAGCGGCAGCACGGCATACGACACCAGCGGCGTGCAGCCGGCGATCAACCTCAGCCTGTCGGGCGACATCCGCTGGGTCGGCGGCTGGGGCATCGACATACACAGCGGCAAGGCGCAGGGCTCGACGACGGCCAGCCGCAAACTCCGCGACCTGATCACCGCAACCGGGCAATACAGCGTTGAAGCCTGGGCAGCACCTGCCAACGTCAACCAGGAAGACACACGAATCGTCAGCTACTCGGCCGGTCCCACGGCGCGCAATTTCACGCTGGGACAGACACTCTACAGCTACGATTTTCTCCATCGCAGCAGCACCACCGACGCAAACGGCGCACCGATACTGCAGACCGCCGCCGCCGATGAAGACGCACAGGCCACCCTGCAGCACGTCGTGCTGACCTTCGACCCGGTCAACGGCCGGCATGTGTACGTGAACGGCGTCGACACGCAGGACGCAGACCCGGTCGCGGGTGGCACGCTCGGCGACTGGGACGATACCTTTGCGCTGGTGCTTGGCAATGAGCCTTCCGGAGACCGGCAATGGCGCGGTGTGCTCCGCCTCGCGGCGATCCATAACCGTGCGCTCACCGCGACCCAGGTACAGCAGAACTTCGATGCCGGTGTGGGCGAGCGTTTCTATCTGCTCTTCAATGTCAGCACGCAGGTGGGTGCCGCGGGCAGCTACATCATGTTCGAGGTCAGCCAGTTCGACAGTTACAGCTACCTGTTCTACCGGCCCACCTTCATCAATCTCAACGCCGACTGGCAGCCATCCGGCAGCATCCCGGTGCGCGGCCTGCTGATCGGTGCCAATGGCGTCGAGGTACCCGTCAGCCAGGCCTGGGGCAACATGAACGAGTCGGTCAGCACCGCAAACGGCTATGCGCCGGACACCGGTCAGGTCCTGTCCAGCCTCGGTACGGTGGTGCCACTGGAGAAAGGTCCGGATGCGGACGAGTTCTTCCTGAGCTTTGCCCAACTCGGCGGCAGCAGCAATGTGCGCGTTGAACCTGCGCCGCTCACGCCGCCGCCGCCTGCAGACGGCGAGCTGCAGCCCGACATCGGCGTGAAAACCTTTGACGAGATCAACGCCAGCATGGCGACGATCACCGGCGTCGCACCGACCACGCCGGCGGTCAGGGCAACCTACGCACTGGTCCGCCAGCAGCTGCCGGCGATCGACGATGTCTCGGCCGTACTTGCCTCGCACCAGGTGGGGATCGCGCAGCTGGCCATCGAGTACTGCAACGCGCTGGTCAATGACACGAGCCTGCGTGCTTCGATATTCCCCGGCTTCAACTTCAGCACCCCGGCCAACCAGGCTTTCGACACGCCCGGCGAACGCGACCTGATCTTCGTCCCGCTGCTCCGCCGGTCGATGGGTACCGGGCTGCTCAGCCAGCCTGACGAGTCGAACGTGCGCCTGGAACTCGACAACCTGACCACCACGCTTGCCAGTTGCGGCGGCAGCTGTGCCGCCGACCGGACTGCCACGGTGGTCAAGTCGGCATGTGCCGCAGCGGTTGGCAGTGCCGTAACCCTGGTGCAGTAG